Proteins from one Candidatus Roseilinea sp. genomic window:
- a CDS encoding acetyl-coenzyme A synthetase, giving the protein MSDQSQLQAQAAEISIDHKTLYPPSPEVVARARIKDWDAMSRFAAEHPEQFWAERAEELEWYGKWEKVLDDSNKPFFQWFVGGKFNIVHNALDRHMKTWRKNKVAYIWQGEDFSERQISYADLNREVCKFANVLRSLGVRKGDRVTIYMGRVIELPIAMLACAKIGAVHSVVYGGFSVQALAGRILDSQSKVLVTCDGAYVNGKVVELKQIADDAIKEAPIVEKVVVYKRTGREIGWVEGRDHWWHDLMKDASPVCATEVMDAEDPLFILYTSGSTGKPKALLHTHGGYAVYTYTTMRYVFDIQDEDRYWCAADPGWITGHSYIVYAPLMNGATSIMYEGGPAYPAPDRWWQIVEQYGVTILYCAPTGIRGLMRFGEEWPKKHDLSSLRLLGSVGEPINPEAWRWYYTYIGGSRCPIMDTWWQTETGGFMITPLPVTPLKPGSATKPFFGIKAEVVDDQGHPTPPGEEGYLTILAPWPGMARTIYGDPDRYVQTYWSRYPGRYFTGDSARVDQDGYFWIIGRVDDVLKVSGYRLGTAEVESALVSHPAVAEAAAIGLPHEVRGNAIYTYVILRAGYEGTPELAEELRQHVGKVMGPIARPEKVEFVAKLPKTRSGKIMRRVLKARAQGLPEGDLTTLEE; this is encoded by the coding sequence ATGTCCGATCAATCCCAACTGCAGGCGCAAGCAGCGGAAATCTCGATTGACCACAAAACCCTCTATCCCCCGTCGCCGGAGGTCGTCGCGCGTGCGCGCATCAAGGATTGGGATGCCATGAGCCGGTTCGCCGCGGAGCATCCGGAGCAGTTCTGGGCCGAGCGCGCCGAGGAACTCGAGTGGTATGGCAAGTGGGAGAAGGTGCTCGACGACTCAAACAAGCCCTTCTTCCAATGGTTCGTCGGCGGCAAATTCAACATCGTCCACAACGCGCTCGACCGGCACATGAAGACTTGGCGCAAGAACAAAGTCGCCTACATCTGGCAGGGCGAGGATTTCTCTGAACGACAAATCTCCTACGCGGATTTGAACCGCGAGGTGTGCAAGTTTGCCAACGTGCTCAGGTCGCTCGGCGTGAGGAAGGGCGACCGCGTGACAATCTACATGGGCCGCGTGATCGAATTGCCGATCGCCATGCTGGCCTGCGCGAAGATCGGCGCGGTGCACTCGGTCGTGTACGGCGGCTTCTCGGTGCAGGCGCTGGCCGGGCGCATCCTCGATTCGCAGAGCAAAGTGCTGGTCACCTGTGACGGCGCCTACGTCAACGGCAAGGTCGTCGAGCTTAAGCAGATCGCCGACGATGCGATCAAGGAAGCGCCCATTGTCGAGAAGGTCGTGGTTTACAAGCGCACCGGCCGCGAGATCGGTTGGGTGGAGGGCCGCGATCACTGGTGGCACGACCTGATGAAAGACGCCAGCCCGGTCTGCGCGACCGAGGTGATGGACGCCGAGGATCCGCTGTTCATCCTCTACACCTCCGGCTCAACTGGCAAGCCCAAGGCGCTGCTGCACACGCACGGCGGTTACGCCGTCTACACCTACACCACCATGCGCTACGTCTTCGACATCCAGGACGAAGACCGCTATTGGTGCGCTGCCGACCCCGGCTGGATCACCGGCCACTCTTACATCGTGTATGCGCCGCTGATGAACGGCGCGACCAGCATCATGTACGAGGGCGGCCCGGCCTATCCGGCGCCGGATCGCTGGTGGCAGATCGTCGAGCAGTACGGCGTGACGATCTTGTATTGCGCGCCGACCGGCATCCGCGGCCTGATGCGCTTCGGCGAAGAATGGCCCAAGAAGCACGATTTGTCCTCGCTGCGCCTGCTCGGCTCGGTAGGCGAGCCGATCAACCCGGAGGCCTGGCGCTGGTATTACACCTACATCGGCGGCTCGCGCTGCCCGATCATGGACACCTGGTGGCAGACGGAGACCGGCGGCTTCATGATCACGCCGCTGCCGGTCACGCCGCTCAAGCCCGGCAGCGCCACCAAGCCCTTCTTCGGCATCAAGGCCGAGGTGGTGGATGACCAGGGCCATCCAACTCCGCCCGGTGAGGAAGGCTACCTGACCATCCTAGCGCCGTGGCCCGGCATGGCCCGCACGATCTACGGCGATCCGGATCGCTACGTGCAGACCTACTGGTCGCGCTACCCCGGTCGCTACTTCACCGGCGACTCGGCGCGCGTGGATCAGGACGGCTACTTCTGGATCATCGGCCGCGTGGACGACGTGCTCAAGGTGAGCGGCTATCGCCTGGGCACGGCGGAAGTGGAGAGCGCATTGGTCTCGCATCCGGCCGTGGCCGAAGCTGCGGCCATCGGTCTGCCGCACGAAGTGCGCGGCAACGCCATCTATACCTACGTCATCCTGCGCGCGGGCTACGAAGGCACGCCGGAGCTGGCCGAGGAGCTGCGCCAGCACGTCGGCAAAGTGATGGGGCCGATCGCCCGGCCGGAGAAGGTCGAATTCGTCGCCAAGCTGCCCAAGACCCGTTCCGGCAAGATTATGCGTCGTGTGTTGAAAGCGCGCGCCCAGGGCTTGCCCGAAGGCGACCTGACGACGCTGGAGGAATAG
- a CDS encoding amidohydrolase, with protein sequence MTPDTPQSSYDLLLKGGHVIDPKNGLNGQRDVAIANGRIAAVAPDINPATAAKVIDVSGRYVTPGILDIHMHAYHTRAPEGAPEGLSVVADAHTFRSGVTTVVDTGTAGANHIRHFKETVIDRAKTRIFAYVNISDNGMLGDWEQDPRTFDAERAAEAVLTYPDICIGIKTAHYWTRLPWDALHTPWAAVDRAIRAAELCGRHVMYDFWPRPPERSYQELILKKARPGDIHTHVYAQQFPIINAAGQVNDFMFEARARGVIFDVGHGAASFWFRNAVRAIQGGFPPDSISTDLHIGNVHGAVVDMQTTMNKILNAGMSLYDVIERSTVNPAQQIGHPELGHLSVGACADVAVFELRTGRFSFVDCGRAKLTGDKKLECVLTIRAGEIVFDIGGLSAPEWTAAPPEYWVIPALQH encoded by the coding sequence ATGACACCCGACACGCCGCAATCCTCCTATGACCTCCTGCTCAAAGGCGGGCACGTCATTGATCCAAAAAACGGGCTGAACGGTCAGCGCGATGTAGCCATCGCGAACGGCCGGATCGCCGCCGTTGCGCCTGACATCAACCCTGCAACAGCCGCCAAAGTGATTGACGTCTCCGGCCGCTACGTCACACCCGGCATCCTCGACATTCACATGCACGCCTATCACACCCGCGCGCCAGAGGGCGCGCCGGAAGGTCTGAGCGTGGTGGCCGACGCGCATACCTTTCGCAGCGGTGTGACGACCGTGGTGGACACCGGCACCGCCGGCGCGAATCACATCCGGCACTTCAAAGAGACGGTGATTGACCGCGCCAAGACGCGCATCTTCGCCTACGTCAACATCAGCGACAACGGCATGTTGGGCGACTGGGAACAAGACCCGCGCACCTTCGACGCCGAACGCGCCGCCGAGGCCGTGCTCACCTACCCCGACATCTGCATCGGCATCAAGACCGCCCACTATTGGACGCGCCTGCCATGGGACGCGCTGCATACGCCGTGGGCGGCCGTGGATCGGGCGATTAGGGCCGCCGAGCTGTGCGGCCGGCACGTGATGTACGACTTCTGGCCGCGGCCGCCGGAGCGCAGCTATCAGGAGCTGATCTTGAAGAAGGCGCGGCCGGGCGACATCCATACGCACGTCTATGCCCAGCAGTTCCCGATCATCAACGCGGCCGGCCAGGTCAACGACTTCATGTTCGAGGCGCGGGCGCGCGGGGTGATCTTCGACGTCGGCCACGGCGCAGCCAGCTTCTGGTTCCGCAACGCCGTGCGCGCCATCCAGGGCGGCTTCCCGCCGGATTCGATCAGCACCGACCTGCATATCGGCAACGTCCACGGCGCCGTGGTGGACATGCAGACCACCATGAACAAGATCCTGAACGCCGGCATGTCGCTCTACGACGTGATCGAGCGGAGCACGGTCAACCCGGCCCAACAGATCGGCCATCCCGAGCTCGGTCACCTGAGCGTCGGCGCGTGCGCCGATGTCGCCGTCTTCGAGCTGCGTACCGGCCGGTTCAGCTTCGTGGACTGCGGCCGCGCCAAGCTCACCGGCGACAAAAAGCTGGAATGCGTCCTGACGATTCGCGCCGGCGAGATCGTCTTTGACATCGGCGGGCTGAGCGCGCCCGAGTGGACCGCCGCGCCGCCGGAATATTGGGTCATCCCTGCCCTACAGCACTAG
- the selA gene encoding hypothetical protein codes for MSIYDELGVRPVINANATLTKLGGSVMPPEVIAAMEDAARFHVDIEELHDRVGERLAALTGNEAAMVATGAAAGIVLAVAACVSGGDQALARRLPHTETLDKNEVIMFTSHRNGYDFAVRQTGVKVIEIGSESHTEPAELEAAFSPRTAAFVWFQGYFTGKGDLPIERVIAVCRARGVPMIVDGAAQLPPVENLWRFTQMGAACAIFSGGKDLRGPQTTGLVVGRRELIRAMRRLSSPNHGIGRPMKVGKEEMVGLLAAVKRYIAIDHEERRERDERVVANWCATFNALPGVRAARSFPNEAGQPLPRCEVQIDPRRAGITRDALIARLWDGTPRISVGQSDKADGILLNPMTLTDEEVNIVTERIVHLLDRGI; via the coding sequence ATGAGTATCTACGACGAACTGGGCGTTCGACCGGTGATCAACGCCAACGCCACGCTGACGAAGCTGGGCGGCAGCGTCATGCCGCCGGAAGTGATCGCCGCGATGGAAGACGCGGCGCGCTTTCACGTGGACATCGAAGAACTGCACGACCGCGTGGGCGAAAGGCTCGCCGCGCTGACCGGCAACGAGGCGGCGATGGTCGCCACCGGCGCGGCGGCCGGCATCGTGCTCGCCGTTGCGGCGTGCGTCTCGGGCGGTGATCAGGCGCTGGCTCGGCGACTGCCTCACACCGAGACACTCGACAAAAACGAAGTCATCATGTTCACTTCGCACCGCAACGGTTACGACTTCGCCGTGCGCCAAACCGGCGTGAAGGTGATCGAGATCGGCAGCGAATCGCACACCGAGCCTGCCGAACTGGAGGCGGCTTTCAGCCCGCGCACGGCCGCGTTCGTCTGGTTCCAGGGTTACTTCACCGGCAAGGGTGACCTGCCGATCGAGCGCGTCATCGCGGTGTGCCGGGCGCGGGGCGTGCCGATGATCGTGGACGGCGCGGCGCAGTTGCCGCCGGTGGAGAACCTGTGGCGCTTTACGCAGATGGGCGCAGCCTGCGCCATCTTCAGCGGCGGCAAGGACCTGCGCGGCCCGCAGACCACCGGCCTGGTCGTCGGCCGGCGCGAGTTGATCCGAGCCATGCGCAGGCTCAGCAGCCCGAACCACGGCATCGGCCGGCCGATGAAAGTGGGCAAAGAAGAAATGGTCGGGCTGCTGGCCGCGGTGAAGCGCTACATCGCGATAGACCATGAGGAACGCCGCGAACGCGACGAGCGGGTGGTGGCCAATTGGTGCGCAACGTTCAACGCGTTGCCCGGCGTGCGCGCCGCGCGCTCATTCCCCAACGAAGCCGGCCAGCCCCTGCCGCGTTGCGAAGTGCAAATTGACCCGCGCCGCGCCGGCATCACGCGCGACGCGCTGATCGCCCGGCTATGGGACGGCACCCCACGCATCAGCGTTGGCCAATCCGACAAGGCCGATGGCATCCTGCTGAACCCGATGACGCTGACGGACGAAGAAGTGAACATCGTCACCGAACGGATCGTGCACCTGCTCGATCGTGGAATTTAG
- a CDS encoding peptide ABC transporter permease: MAVQTAPIPVSLPEEQARPNALQRVFRSYVFRRLVKALATIFAVVTATFFLIRLMPSNPVEIFIQEQIAMYGMSYQEARDQASALFAIDLDAPMSQQYLEYLGNLLRGDLGQSYRSKGTYVADIIRQFLPWTLFSVGTSLLISFVLGVVLGMLMAYRRETPIDYALSTFASLVSSVPNYLIAIILLVVLGPQLRIINIASMRGSISPGVQPGFTLHFFLDVLYHAALPIFVYVLTTIGGWMLAMKSSTIATLEEDYVTVARARGLKDGRIMTSYVGRNASLPLFTQLAISIGFVFGGSVLIEAIFVYQGIGQQLIKAINQRDYPVMQGIFLIITISVIMANLIADLLYSRLDPRIRLGQGETK; encoded by the coding sequence ATGGCCGTTCAAACTGCCCCGATTCCCGTAAGCTTGCCGGAAGAACAGGCGCGCCCCAACGCGCTGCAGCGCGTCTTTCGCAGCTACGTCTTTCGCCGTCTGGTGAAGGCGCTGGCCACGATCTTCGCCGTCGTGACGGCCACGTTCTTCCTGATTCGCCTCATGCCCAGCAATCCCGTCGAGATCTTCATCCAGGAGCAGATCGCGATGTATGGCATGTCGTATCAGGAGGCGCGCGATCAGGCCTCGGCGCTGTTCGCCATTGACCTCGACGCGCCGATGAGCCAGCAATACCTGGAGTACTTGGGCAACTTGCTGCGCGGCGACCTCGGCCAGTCCTATCGTTCCAAGGGCACCTACGTCGCGGACATCATCCGCCAGTTCCTCCCCTGGACGTTGTTCAGTGTCGGCACGTCGCTACTGATCAGCTTCGTCCTCGGCGTGGTGCTCGGCATGCTGATGGCCTACCGGCGCGAGACGCCGATTGACTACGCACTCTCGACATTCGCATCGCTGGTCAGCTCGGTGCCGAATTACCTGATCGCCATCATCCTGCTGGTGGTGCTGGGGCCGCAGTTGAGGATCATCAACATCGCCAGCATGCGCGGCTCGATCTCGCCGGGTGTGCAGCCGGGCTTCACGTTGCACTTCTTCCTGGACGTGCTGTATCACGCTGCGCTGCCCATCTTCGTGTATGTGCTCACTACCATCGGTGGCTGGATGCTGGCGATGAAGAGCAGCACGATCGCCACGCTGGAGGAGGACTATGTGACCGTGGCGCGCGCGCGCGGCCTGAAAGACGGCCGCATCATGACCTCATATGTCGGTCGCAACGCCTCGCTGCCGCTGTTCACCCAGCTCGCCATCAGCATCGGCTTCGTCTTCGGCGGCTCGGTGCTGATCGAGGCGATCTTCGTCTATCAGGGCATCGGCCAGCAGTTGATCAAGGCCATCAACCAGCGCGACTACCCGGTGATGCAGGGCATCTTTCTGATCATCACCATTTCGGTCATCATGGCCAACCTGATCGCCGACTTGTTGTATAGCCGGCTCGACCCGCGCATCCGTCTGGGTCAAGGAGAGACGAAATGA
- a CDS encoding peptide ABC transporter permease: MTFLKGIAHWVNQTLRLIARNKAGFLGFIGLLFFIFLAFVMPLFVPLDKTSRVDKIYNPPSAEHILGTDFQGRDIFSLVVHGGRDVIVIAFLTGAISTLIAVVLGSTSALLGGAVDSAIMTATDFWLAIPTFPLLAVLATQIKLNDVWLLSLILALLSWATLTRAIRSQVLSLRQRDYVEAARSLGMSNRHIIFKEILPNMMSYIAISLVFAMTAAVYAQGGLVFLGLLSFSDNNSWAVTIQLAWTRGAIFFKDSFLNIMAPVIAIALFQLSLVLFTRSLEEIFNPRLRVGV, translated from the coding sequence ATGACGTTTTTGAAAGGCATCGCGCACTGGGTCAACCAAACGCTCAGGTTGATCGCCCGCAACAAAGCCGGCTTCCTGGGCTTCATCGGGCTGCTGTTCTTCATCTTCCTGGCCTTCGTCATGCCGTTGTTCGTGCCGCTGGACAAGACGTCGCGCGTGGACAAAATCTACAACCCGCCCTCCGCCGAGCACATCCTCGGCACCGACTTCCAGGGCCGCGACATCTTCTCGCTGGTCGTGCACGGCGGGCGGGATGTGATCGTCATCGCTTTCCTCACTGGCGCCATCAGCACGCTGATTGCCGTGGTGCTCGGCTCGACCAGCGCGCTGTTGGGCGGCGCGGTGGATTCGGCCATCATGACGGCGACCGACTTCTGGTTGGCCATTCCCACCTTTCCACTGCTCGCCGTGCTGGCCACGCAGATCAAGTTGAACGACGTGTGGCTGCTATCGCTCATCCTCGCGCTGCTGTCGTGGGCGACGCTGACGCGGGCCATCCGCTCGCAGGTGCTCTCGCTGCGCCAGCGCGACTATGTAGAAGCGGCACGCTCGCTCGGCATGAGCAACCGGCACATCATCTTCAAGGAGATTCTGCCCAACATGATGAGCTACATCGCCATCAGCCTGGTGTTTGCCATGACCGCTGCGGTGTATGCGCAAGGCGGCTTGGTGTTCCTCGGCCTGCTATCGTTCTCCGACAACAACAGTTGGGCGGTGACGATTCAACTGGCGTGGACGCGCGGCGCGATCTTCTTCAAGGACAGCTTTCTGAACATCATGGCCCCGGTGATCGCGATTGCGCTGTTCCAGCTTTCGCTCGTGCTGTTCACCCGCTCGCTGGAGGAGATCTTCAACCCGCGGCTGAGGGTGGGAGTGTGA
- a CDS encoding hypothetical protein (possible pseudo, internal stop codon, frameshifted) has protein sequence MSEGVKAAGEPALLVEDLWVEYPARRGVVKAVRGVSFELRRGETLALIGESGSGKTTLGLALVRLLPKAARIKQGRIMYYRNGTSQDVLALNAEELRRFRWQECAMVFQGAQNALNPVLRIEAQFLDTARAHGMADARAVRERAIELLKMVQLDPQRVMHSFPHELSGGMRQRVLIALGLLLQPQVIILDEPTTALDILTQRSVIEGTAPAADAVGLLAHLYLA, from the coding sequence ATGAGCGAGGGCGTGAAAGCAGCAGGTGAGCCGGCGCTCCTGGTTGAAGACCTGTGGGTGGAGTATCCGGCGCGGCGCGGCGTGGTCAAGGCTGTGCGCGGCGTGAGCTTCGAGCTGCGGCGCGGCGAGACGCTGGCGCTGATCGGCGAGAGCGGCTCCGGCAAGACCACGCTCGGCCTGGCGCTGGTGCGACTGCTGCCCAAGGCCGCGCGCATCAAGCAAGGCCGGATCATGTACTACCGCAACGGAACCTCACAGGACGTCCTGGCGCTGAACGCAGAGGAGCTGCGCCGCTTCCGTTGGCAGGAATGCGCCATGGTGTTTCAGGGCGCGCAGAACGCCCTCAATCCGGTGCTGCGCATCGAGGCGCAGTTCCTCGACACCGCCCGCGCGCATGGCATGGCCGACGCCCGAGCGGTGCGCGAACGCGCAATCGAGCTGTTGAAGATGGTGCAGCTTGATCCGCAACGGGTGATGCACTCCTTCCCCCACGAACTGAGCGGCGGCATGCGCCAACGCGTGCTGATCGCGCTGGGGCTGTTGCTGCAGCCGCAGGTCATCATCCTCGACGAGCCCACCACGGCGCTCGACATCCTCACCCAGCGTTCGGTGATCGAGGGTACTGCGCCGGCTGCGGACGCAGTTGGACTTCTCGCTCATCTTTATCTCGCATGA
- a CDS encoding hypothetical protein (possible pseudo, frameshifted): MDFSLIFISHDLSLAAELADRVATVYAGAIVEIGSVYDIFERPRHPYTLALTRSVPTVTGEMHPLASIPGSPPDLINPPLGCAFHPRCPYATDQCRNQEPRLERVGDDQFAACWHWQEVKP, translated from the coding sequence TTGGACTTCTCGCTCATCTTTATCTCGCATGACCTATCGCTGGCCGCCGAGCTGGCCGACCGCGTCGCAACGGTGTACGCCGGCGCCATCGTCGAGATCGGCAGTGTGTACGACATCTTCGAGCGACCGCGCCATCCATACACGCTGGCGCTCACGCGCTCCGTGCCCACCGTCACCGGCGAAATGCACCCGCTGGCCTCCATCCCCGGCTCGCCGCCCGACCTGATCAACCCGCCGCTCGGCTGTGCCTTCCACCCGCGCTGCCCATACGCCACCGATCAATGCCGCAATCAGGAGCCGCGGTTGGAGCGCGTCGGCGACGATCAATTCGCGGCGTGCTGGCACTGGCAAGAGGTGAAGCCATGA
- a CDS encoding oligopeptide ABC transporter ATP-binding protein, giving the protein MTTHATPIIELARVSRIFEQHRKQVKAVDDVSLAVQEGEVVCLVGESGCGKTTTGKMIAGLIHPSGGEVRYAGKNIWAMSKDEFRRYRLAVQLIHQDPYASLNPAHTVYGIMSAPLLQHGIVANHKQARERVRDLLRTVDMTPPDDFLDKYPHQLSGGQRQRVSVARALTVSPKVIVADEAVSMVDVSIRVSLLNMLTRLKRDLGVTFIFITHDLAVAKHFAWEGRIAVMYLGRMIEIGRTPQIINHPQHPYTRALLSAIPEADPRITRTKERLQLRSLDIPSLLNLPSGCSFHPRCPLFEEGLCEVSVPPLADMGEGTRVACHVVARERAKEAA; this is encoded by the coding sequence ATGACAACGCACGCTACGCCGATCATCGAGCTCGCTCGCGTCTCGCGCATCTTCGAGCAGCACCGCAAGCAGGTGAAAGCCGTGGACGATGTGTCGCTGGCCGTCCAGGAGGGCGAAGTGGTGTGCTTGGTGGGCGAGAGCGGCTGCGGCAAAACCACCACGGGCAAGATGATCGCCGGGCTGATTCATCCTTCGGGCGGTGAAGTGCGCTATGCCGGCAAGAACATCTGGGCGATGAGCAAAGACGAATTCCGCCGCTATCGCTTGGCCGTGCAACTCATTCATCAGGACCCCTACGCGTCGCTCAATCCGGCGCACACGGTGTACGGCATCATGAGCGCGCCGCTGTTGCAGCACGGCATCGTCGCCAATCACAAGCAGGCGCGCGAGCGCGTGCGCGATCTGCTGCGCACGGTGGACATGACGCCGCCGGATGACTTTCTCGACAAGTATCCGCACCAGCTCAGCGGCGGCCAGCGCCAGCGCGTGTCGGTAGCGCGCGCGCTTACCGTGTCGCCCAAGGTCATCGTCGCCGACGAGGCCGTCTCGATGGTGGACGTCTCGATCCGCGTCAGCCTGCTCAACATGTTGACGCGCTTGAAGCGCGACCTGGGCGTGACGTTCATCTTCATCACCCACGACCTCGCCGTAGCCAAACACTTCGCTTGGGAAGGCCGAATCGCGGTGATGTATCTGGGCCGGATGATCGAGATCGGCCGCACGCCGCAGATCATCAACCACCCACAACATCCTTACACCCGCGCCCTGCTCTCGGCCATCCCCGAGGCCGACCCGCGCATCACGCGCACGAAAGAGCGGCTGCAACTGCGCAGCCTAGACATCCCCAGCTTACTCAACCTTCCTAGCGGGTGTTCCTTTCATCCGCGCTGCCCGCTGTTCGAGGAAGGTCTGTGCGAGGTGAGCGTCCCGCCGCTGGCGGACATGGGCGAAGGCACGCGCGTCGCCTGCCACGTCGTCGCCCGCGAGCGGGCAAAGGAGGCGGCATGA